The DNA sequence ATTACCGACTCCGAAAAAGCCAAACACTACGGCATAGCCCACCCCTTGCGCCAAGACTATTTCATCATCAGCTAAAGGACAACACATGAGCACCCTCTATATCGACCGCCGCAACCTTAGCCTCAGCATAGAACGCGCTGCCCTAGGTCATTCGCGAAAACGAACAACACCTCAACACCCTTCCCCTCAAACTCATCGAACGCCTCTGCATACATGGCGACCTTCAACTCAGCGCACACAGCCTAGGCAAACTCGGCGAACACGGCATTGGCATCGTCATCTTAAGCGGCAGAAACCGCCGCCCCCTGCCTATTGATGCCCAATTGGAAACTAGATGGAAAACGCCGCCAACACCAATACACCCAAGCCCAAACCCTGACTTTTGCCTACAACAATCCCGCCACATCTGCCAAGAAAAACTCCAAGCCCAACTGGAACACCTTCATCAATACCGCCAACCGCCCATTTACCGCCACATCAAATCCATTACCCAACACCTCTCCCACATAAGCCACAGCCCAAGCATCGCCCAAATTCGCGGCATAGAAGGCGCGGCGGCAGCCCAATACTTTTGCCGCATGGCAGCACATCATTCCGCGCAATCTGCAATTTACAGACGCAACCGCCGCCCACCGCGCGACCCAGTAAACAGCCTCCTCTCTCTCGGCTACACCCTGCTACACTTTGAAACCGTCAAACACCTACACCTCTGCGGACTTGACCCCTACATCGGCTACTACCACCAAACCGAACACGGACGCGAATCCCTCGCCTGCGACCTCATCGAAGCCCTGCGCCCGCAATACGATCAATGGATCATTCAACACATCAAACAACAACGCTACCGCGCCCAAGACTTTCGCATCACCGCCAACAATTGCAGCATCAACAAAACCGCCCGCCAACACTTCTACCAAGACTACGAACAACTTGCCAAACAACTGCGCCCCCAATCCACCA is a window from the Suttonella indologenes genome containing:
- the cas1 gene encoding CRISPR-associated endonuclease Cas1 translates to MERLCIHGDLQLSAHSLGKLGEHGIGIVILSGRNRRPLPIDAQLETRWKTPPTPIHPSPNPDFCLQQSRHICQEKLQAQLEHLHQYRQPPIYRHIKSITQHLSHISHSPSIAQIRGIEGAAAAQYFCRMAAHHSAQSAIYRRNRRPPRDPVNSLLSLGYTLLHFETVKHLHLCGLDPYIGYYHQTEHGRESLACDLIEALRPQYDQWIIQHIKQQRYRAQDFRITANNCSINKTARQHFYQDYEQLAKQLRPQSTTAAANYSKP